A genome region from Nocardia sp. NBC_00565 includes the following:
- a CDS encoding IS701 family transposase, which yields MAEDVSAWRVGFDEVFARVAGVFYRTEPRRWARAYLTGLLAPVERKNSWQLADAAGVVEPDGLQHFLNRSRWSADDLRDHVRSYVAESLACPDGVLVPDETGFVKKGTKSAGVQRQYSGTAGRVENSQLGVFLAYSGRAGRALIDRELYIPESWISDRDRCSEAGIPEKRCSEGVLTKPRLAEAMIERTLRAGVVAGWVAADSAYGRDGKFRAFLEARRMSYVLEVPVKQTVTDIDGRRRVDTLIGRAPAEAWHRVSCGPGVRGERVYDFAWATLPGFGDLPAGFVRTLLARRSVEDPADIAYYLCFHPDTVTREQIVAVAGARWAIEECFQAAKDQCGLDHYQVRRWDPWYRHITLAMLAHAFLAVTAATDPKAHAGWARSQSPKSAVSWR from the coding sequence GTGGCCGAGGATGTTTCGGCTTGGCGAGTGGGTTTCGATGAGGTGTTCGCGCGGGTAGCGGGGGTGTTCTATCGGACTGAGCCGCGGCGGTGGGCGCGGGCGTATCTGACGGGGTTGTTGGCGCCGGTGGAGCGCAAGAACTCCTGGCAGTTGGCCGATGCCGCCGGCGTGGTGGAGCCGGACGGTTTGCAGCATTTCCTGAACAGGTCCAGGTGGAGTGCTGATGATCTGCGTGATCATGTGCGCTCGTATGTGGCCGAGTCATTGGCCTGCCCGGACGGTGTCCTGGTGCCGGATGAGACCGGGTTCGTCAAGAAGGGCACGAAGTCGGCCGGGGTTCAACGCCAGTATTCCGGCACCGCGGGCAGGGTGGAGAACAGTCAGCTGGGGGTGTTTTTGGCCTACTCCGGCCGCGCTGGGCGTGCGTTGATCGACCGGGAGCTGTATATACCCGAATCATGGATCAGCGACCGAGACCGCTGTAGCGAAGCGGGAATACCCGAAAAGCGTTGCAGTGAAGGTGTTTTGACCAAGCCGCGACTGGCCGAGGCCATGATCGAGCGGACACTGAGGGCCGGGGTGGTCGCGGGGTGGGTGGCCGCTGACTCCGCCTACGGCCGTGACGGGAAGTTCCGGGCATTCCTGGAGGCTCGTCGGATGTCCTATGTCCTCGAGGTGCCGGTCAAACAGACCGTCACCGATATCGACGGGCGTCGTCGGGTCGACACTCTCATCGGCCGTGCTCCCGCCGAGGCATGGCACCGGGTTTCGTGCGGACCTGGGGTTCGAGGCGAGCGCGTCTACGACTTCGCGTGGGCCACGCTGCCCGGCTTCGGTGACCTCCCGGCCGGGTTCGTGCGCACCCTACTCGCCCGGCGATCGGTCGAGGACCCCGCCGATATTGCCTACTACCTGTGCTTTCACCCCGACACCGTGACTCGTGAGCAGATCGTCGCCGTCGCTGGAGCCCGGTGGGCGATCGAGGAATGCTTCCAAGCCGCCAAAGACCAATGCGGCCTCGACCACTACCAGGTACGCCGATGGGACCCCTGGTACCGCCACATCACCCTGGCCATGCTCGCCCACGCCTTCCTCGCAGTCACCGCCGCCACCGACCCAAAAGCCCACGCGGGCTGGGCCCGATCACAGTCGCCGAAATCCGCCGTCTCCTGGCGATAG